The genomic segment GGTCGGTCACGGACAGCGACGGAACCTGAGCCCGCATCAGATGGCTGTAGAAGGCGGCTTCGCTTTCCTCGCTTACCGGCGTCGGCCCGGCCTGCGGCTCAGATAGGAAGGCGATCTCCGGAGACACCAGAAACGACGAATCGGCGGACCAGACGCCGGTCAAGCCTAGATCATTCGGCACATACGCCACGACCTCGCCGGGCGGAATGTCGACCGACGACAGCACAACCGCGGCCCTCAGGCTGCCATCGTAGTAGGCGAGCTTGCCGTCTGGAGCCCAGACCGGAAGCGTCGCCATCTGGTCGGCCTGACTCACGCGAACGGCATCGCCTCCGGCGACAGGCAGGACATACACGCTCCGCATGCCTTTGACCGGCTCGGCACCGGGGCCGGGGCGGCTCTCTGCCAGCTCGAAGGCCAGATGCTCACCATCCATCGACAAGGCGGGGGATCCGCACTGTGAGCCCTGGGGGCAGGCATACAACAGGCGATCGTTGTCTGCTGCGAAGTCCAGCAGGCGGAAGTCCACCTGGCCATCCTGGCGAACCACGGCGTACGCCACCAGCGTCCCAAAGCCACCGACAGTGAACTCCCGAATCCCGTGCTCGGTTTCGGTCAGGCGTTCCGGTTCGGAGCCCTCGAGTGTGGCGGCGTACAGGTCCGCCTGCCCCGCCGACGGCCACAGGTACAGCAGACGGGGTGTCCCGACCTGGAACGACCAGGATCGGGCGCCGAGCAGGGGCAGGCCACGGCTTGATCGAACATCCCCCTTCAGGCGGAAGGTGACGTCCTTTCCGGCAGCCCAGGGAAGGTCAGGGGTGAAGACCAGCGTGTTCTCGATCCAGCGCAGGCTGCCTGCGAGGGCCGGCTCGATCGACAGCGCGGCTTCGGCGGAGGCCCGATTCATCGGACGGCTGAACGTCAGGCGCAGGGGTGTCGTGGCGGGGACGGAGGAGCCGCCGGGCGTTGGGATAGTTGTCACAACCCGCGGCGCCGCCCAGCATGCCGCCAGTAGAAGGCCGGCCAGCAGACCCCCGGCAACGATGAGTGCGGACAATACGACTCGCTTCGGTCCCAGGCGCACCCGGGCATTATACCTAGGCGGGCTGCCGACGTCCCCCATCGGACCTGCGGCAGGAGCCCGCGACCCGCTGCCGCAGGTCGGCAGACTCGGTGTTGAAGGCAGGAGGCGAACACCGACAGTCGACTCTGGGCCTGGGTGACCCCTGGGCCGCGGATGGGCGGGATTTGCCCGTCAGGGCTGCCTGCGGGTCCGGGCACAGGCACAAGCCAAGCGAGAAGGGAGTCGGCCAACCGCCGGCCGGCCTGGGAATGCGATCTGCAATCAGCCCCGGAAGGGGCGGCGGTCAATCCCCGGAGGAACTTGCCAGCTGCTGCTTCAAGCCCTCGATGGCTGGGATGGGCGTGGGGTCAACGGCATAAGCCATCGCCAGGTAGTAGGCTACGTAGTCGCCGAAATGGAGTGCCGTCCACTGCTGGGCCATGCTGGACGGGCCATGGGCGTCAAGGATATCCGTGTTGAATCCC from the Anaerolineales bacterium genome contains:
- a CDS encoding Ig-like domain-containing protein — its product is MGDVGSPPRYNARVRLGPKRVVLSALIVAGGLLAGLLLAACWAAPRVVTTIPTPGGSSVPATTPLRLTFSRPMNRASAEAALSIEPALAGSLRWIENTLVFTPDLPWAAGKDVTFRLKGDVRSSRGLPLLGARSWSFQVGTPRLLYLWPSAGQADLYAATLEGSEPERLTETEHGIREFTVGGFGTLVAYAVVRQDGQVDFRLLDFAADNDRLLYACPQGSQCGSPALSMDGEHLAFELAESRPGPGAEPVKGMRSVYVLPVAGGDAVRVSQADQMATLPVWAPDGKLAYYDGSLRAAVVLSSVDIPPGEVVAYVPNDLGLTGVWSADSSFLVSPEIAFLSEPQAGPTPVSEESEAAFYSHLMRAQVPSLSVTDLSAVSGDLVEDASPALSPDGQWLAFARKYLDQARWTLGRQLWLARPDGTQARLVVDEPAYNHSAFAWSADSRHLAYMRLNQADLGQPPEIHVFDLQTGATRLIQERGFYPQWLP